One genomic window of Cydia fagiglandana chromosome 20, ilCydFagi1.1, whole genome shotgun sequence includes the following:
- the LOC134674530 gene encoding cytochrome P450 4g15-like — translation MIWFVALVLSVVSLYWIRWRIKNKQLLHISDQLPGPPTIPILGNALQIVGPPEELTNTVGRYLQEYGDLFRVWIGPDLNIFVNDPDDIKTLLKSHKTSIKGPQYKYIRDYCGSGLLSGSGPSWRICRKTVLPNYGKKALEAYDEVINDEANETVRRLMAKSGGKTFDIYDDIVLGTTYTVCRTLMGLTREQTIALPNLNTKFLHDVHDVYLIVFMRMTQWYLQVDPFYWMTKYYQTQKEMIKKITEIANTNVKHRLKILESMDESMIKEILNAEGDNKHNTELSVIDRLLLSNQLPSHEELVKQWFTLFTASQEATAKITSYALLMMAYHPECQEKVYAEIKEVFEDNIRDVTEDDLKLMPYLDMVFKEVIRLFPIGVMLQRTIAEDIEISNATLPAGCSLVIPIYHLHRDKRYWTNPNAFEPERFSPENSTLRHPNCYIPFSLGPMDCMGRYFAIKLVKTICIKVLQKFRLTSPESYEDMRLVMAVSVASVNGYPVQVHPRN, via the exons ATGATCTGGTTCGTCGCCCTCGTGCTATCAGTTGTGTCACTTTACTGGATAAGATGGCGgattaaaaacaaacaattgCTGCATATTTCCGATCAGCTCCCTGGTCCTCCTACGATACCGATCTTGGGTAACGCATTACAAATAGTGGGCCCTCCTGAAG AGTTAACAAATACTGTTGGAAGGTACCTGCAAGAGTATGGTGACCTCTTCAGGGTATGGATTGGACCTGACCTTAATATATTTGTGAACGACCCCGATGACATTAAG ACGCTTCTCAAAAGTCACAAGACAAGTATTAAAGGCCCCCAGTACAAGTACATAAGAGATTACTGCGGATCCGGTCTTCTCAGTGGTTCAG GTCCTAGTTGGCGAATCTGCAGAAAGACGGTACTACCCAACTACGGCAAAAAGGCGTTAGAAGCCTACGATGAAGTTATCAACGACGAAGCAAATGAAACTGTAAGACGGCTTATGGCTAAATCGGGAGGAAAAACGTTTGATATCTACGATGACATAGTCTTGGGCACCACTTACACTGTTTGCC GGACATTAATGGGATTGACAAGGGAACAGACCATAGCCCTACCAAATCTGAACACCAAATTTCTGCACGATGTACACGA TGTGTACTTAATAGTTTTCATGAGAATGACTCAATGGTACCTTCaagtcgatccattttactggATGACTAAATATTATCAAACACAAAAAGAGATGATTAAAAAGATCACTGAAATCGCGAATACAAATGTAAAGCACAGACTGAAAATTCTGGAATCGATGGACGAAAGTATGATCAAGGAAATCCTGAACGCAGAGGGTGACAACAAACATAACACAGAGCTCAGCGTCATCGACAGACTCTTATTGTCTAATCAACTACCAAGCCACGAAGAACTGGTGAAGCAATGGTTCACCCTTTTTACAGCA AGTCAAGAGGCGACTGCTAAGATAACATCATACGCTTTGCTAATGATGGCATATCATCCCGAATGCCAG GAAAAAGTCTACGCCGAAATAAAGGAGGTTTTCGAAGACAATATCCGAGATGTCACGGAGGACGACCTGAAATTGATGCCGTACTTAGACATGGTGTTCAAGGAAGTCATTCGGCTCTTCCCTATCGGAGTGATGCTCCAAAGAACCATAGCTGAAGACATTGAAATAA GCAACGCGACACTGCCCGCTGGGTGCTCGCTCGTGATACCAATATACCACCTTCATCGTGATAAGCGGTATTGGACTAACCCGAACGCCTTCGAACCGGAAAGGTTTAGTCCTGAAAATTCCACGTTACGCCATCCGAATTGCTATATACCTTTCAGTCTCGGACCAATGGATTGCATGG GGAGGTACTTCGCTATCAAACTTGTGAAGACTATCTGCATTAAGGTACTTCAAAAGTTCCGACTGACTTCTCCAGAGTCCTATGAGGACATGCGGCTCGTCATGGCAGTATCGGTTGCCTCCGTCAATGGCTATCCTGTTCAAGTGCATCCGAGGAATTAA